One genomic window of Rhizomicrobium sp. includes the following:
- a CDS encoding energy transducer TonB, which translates to MSFFTNTNGDWRLFHSPVSRARPFISWVAGLSWMRRRETAFAMVFVIHALLVLVLIDPLRPAPVAKALPGMTISISPGGPRLSRGMPPKLDLKSPNDAAVLPPDIVIVADPPQKAISMATATGGPAVTVPAEAIGEFHSAPPLTGIMLAASHRAQLRLLLTVAADGSIAGAVVETSSGLQALDALAVSWVQAHWRYRPAMQDGHAISVTTTAVVPF; encoded by the coding sequence ATGAGCTTTTTCACCAACACAAATGGCGATTGGCGGTTGTTCCACAGCCCTGTTTCCCGGGCTCGGCCATTTATTTCATGGGTTGCCGGCCTCTCTTGGATGCGGCGACGCGAAACGGCGTTCGCCATGGTGTTCGTCATCCATGCGCTTCTGGTACTCGTGCTCATCGACCCGCTGAGGCCCGCCCCTGTTGCGAAGGCGCTTCCCGGAATGACGATCTCGATAAGTCCCGGCGGACCGCGTCTCTCTCGGGGTATGCCTCCCAAACTCGATCTGAAATCCCCGAACGACGCGGCTGTTCTCCCGCCTGATATCGTGATCGTCGCCGACCCGCCGCAAAAGGCAATCTCGATGGCGACGGCGACAGGCGGACCCGCGGTCACGGTCCCCGCCGAAGCGATCGGCGAGTTCCACAGCGCGCCGCCGTTGACCGGGATCATGCTCGCGGCTTCGCATCGCGCCCAGCTGCGCCTGCTTCTCACAGTGGCGGCCGACGGCTCGATTGCCGGAGCAGTGGTCGAGACTTCCAGTGGCCTGCAGGCATTGGATGCGCTCGCGGTTTCCTGGGTGCAGGCGCATTGGCGCTACAGGCCGGCGATGCAGGACGGTCACGCAATTTCGGTGACGACCACCGCGGTGGTGCCGTTCTGA